The following proteins come from a genomic window of Flavobacteriales bacterium:
- a CDS encoding ABC transporter substrate-binding protein, with translation MKLTVKYIGWVCSIFLLVNCGGEKAEKKIQKVENRVAQGTVKQHGEDIQIQYGGLFRMNESSTFKTLFPQGINDEVSVHIGNQIFESLVKLDEKTLDVLPCLAKSFTPNEDASVWTFKLEENVYFHDDACFKDGKGRKLTAHDIKYCYDLLGTAYPQNNTFYIFQNKVKGVNEHYEKTSQGKKVPGGVEGIKVVDDYTLEISLVKPMSFFPKVLVHNACWIFPKEAFEKYGEDLRNHTVGTGPFMLDAVKEGNQVRLKRNPNYWRKDKYGNQLPYLDLVKVTFTRDKKSELLNFKKDNLDMISKLPVDEMEAVLVGLDEAIKGRNTAFVYQQTAALNVQNYDFLHTGEIFKDIRIRKAFCYAIDRKSLVQNVLRGDGEPAHHGVIPNFPGYDNSVVNGYKFNPEKARQLLAEAGYPNGDGFPSLTLTLSDGGGINTRVAEALYNMFQKNLGIHVNIDVIPFTTIQDKMRTGSMEFSRRGWVADYPDASTFLEMYYGRTVPKDPHAFSMVNSARYVNPEFDALFEKAMQTADEKERVRLYQECDKILIEDAAFLPLYYADYVRLVKENVVGLPINAMDYRDLSNVFFTSKI, from the coding sequence ATGAAGTTGACGGTAAAGTATATAGGTTGGGTTTGTAGTATATTCCTGCTTGTAAATTGTGGAGGTGAAAAAGCTGAAAAAAAAATCCAAAAGGTTGAAAATAGAGTTGCGCAAGGAACTGTAAAACAACATGGAGAAGATATTCAAATTCAATATGGAGGGCTTTTTAGAATGAATGAATCTTCAACTTTTAAAACGCTATTTCCACAAGGGATAAATGATGAGGTTAGTGTTCATATTGGCAATCAAATTTTCGAAAGTTTAGTCAAATTAGACGAGAAGACATTAGACGTATTGCCTTGTTTAGCTAAGAGTTTTACACCAAATGAAGATGCTTCGGTATGGACGTTTAAATTGGAAGAGAATGTATACTTCCATGATGATGCATGTTTTAAGGATGGGAAAGGAAGAAAGTTAACAGCTCATGATATCAAGTACTGTTACGATTTATTGGGAACTGCATATCCTCAAAACAACACATTTTATATCTTTCAAAATAAAGTCAAAGGAGTTAATGAGCATTATGAAAAGACAAGCCAAGGGAAAAAAGTTCCTGGTGGTGTAGAAGGAATTAAAGTAGTTGATGATTATACTTTGGAAATTAGTTTGGTAAAACCAATGTCTTTCTTTCCTAAGGTTTTAGTACACAATGCTTGTTGGATTTTTCCTAAAGAAGCTTTTGAAAAATATGGTGAAGATTTAAGAAATCATACCGTAGGAACAGGACCTTTTATGTTAGACGCTGTAAAAGAAGGGAATCAGGTTCGTTTAAAAAGAAACCCTAACTATTGGAGAAAAGATAAGTATGGAAATCAATTACCATATCTAGATTTAGTTAAAGTGACTTTTACTAGAGATAAAAAATCAGAGTTACTAAACTTTAAGAAAGACAATTTAGATATGATTTCAAAACTTCCTGTAGATGAAATGGAAGCAGTATTGGTAGGATTAGATGAAGCAATAAAAGGTCGAAATACTGCTTTTGTTTACCAACAAACAGCAGCATTAAATGTTCAAAATTATGACTTTTTGCATACAGGGGAAATTTTTAAAGATATTCGAATTCGTAAGGCTTTTTGTTATGCTATCGATAGAAAAAGTTTAGTACAAAATGTTCTAAGAGGAGACGGAGAACCTGCACATCATGGTGTAATTCCAAATTTCCCAGGTTATGACAACTCTGTTGTTAATGGCTATAAGTTTAATCCAGAAAAAGCAAGACAGTTGTTAGCTGAAGCTGGTTATCCTAATGGAGATGGTTTTCCTAGTTTAACATTAACATTAAGTGATGGGGGAGGGATTAATACCCGAGTAGCTGAGGCTTTATATAATATGTTCCAAAAGAACTTAGGAATCCATGTAAACATAGATGTGATACCATTTACCACAATACAAGATAAGATGAGAACAGGTTCAATGGAATTCTCAAGAAGAGGGTGGGTTGCCGATTATCCAGATGCTTCAACATTTTTAGAAATGTATTACGGAAGAACAGTACCAAAGGATCCTCATGCCTTTTCTATGGTAAATTCTGCAAGATATGTTAATCCTGAATTTGATGCTTTATTTGAAAAAGCAATGCAAACCGCAGATGAGAAAGAAAGAGTTCGATTATACCAAGAATGTGATAAAATATTAATAGAAGATGCGGCCTTTTTACCGTTGTATTATGCCGACTATGTAAGACTAGTTAAAGAAAATGTAGTAGGGCTTCCTATTAATGCAATGGACTATCGTGATTTATCAAATGTATTTTTTACTTCGAAAATTTAA
- the porV gene encoding type IX secretion system outer membrane channel protein PorV has translation MMNIKTKITTLLAGGVLASSSVVNAQLSSQQLAGKQINTITTAVPFLLITPDSRSGAMGDVGVAISPDANSIHWNPSKLAFIEKDAGFSMSYSPWLRRLVNDINLAYVTGYKKIDDFSSVSGSLRYFSLGNITFTDQTGGTIRDFNPSEFAIDGAYARKLSENFSVGLAARYVNSNLTGGTSVQGANTKAGQSVAADVSGYYQSNEFEIKERKATLAAGLNVSNIGAKMAYTDGADRDFIPTNLRLGTALNVEIDDFNKFTVALDANKLLVPTAPVYKTTNGLVDYDIEGNPIVFSGRSNDVGVASGIFGSFSDAPGIVITDDNGTTVEVEKGSRFKEELSEINISAGGEYLYNNVFAVRAGYFYEAPTKGNRQFVSMGAGVRFQVFQLDLSYLVALTQQSPIANTIRFSLLFNFGEKGKDDA, from the coding sequence ATGATGAACATTAAAACCAAAATAACCACATTGCTCGCAGGAGGTGTTTTAGCTTCAAGTTCGGTTGTAAATGCTCAATTGTCATCTCAGCAATTAGCAGGGAAACAAATTAATACCATTACAACTGCAGTACCGTTTTTATTGATAACGCCTGATTCTAGGTCTGGTGCAATGGGAGATGTAGGAGTTGCAATTAGCCCTGATGCAAATTCAATACATTGGAATCCGTCTAAGTTAGCTTTTATTGAAAAAGATGCAGGGTTTTCAATGTCTTATTCTCCTTGGTTGAGAAGGTTAGTTAATGACATCAATTTAGCTTATGTTACAGGTTATAAAAAGATTGATGACTTTTCTTCAGTGAGTGGGTCTTTAAGATATTTTTCTCTTGGAAACATCACTTTTACAGATCAAACAGGGGGAACAATTAGAGATTTTAATCCTAGCGAGTTCGCTATTGACGGTGCTTATGCTAGAAAACTAAGTGAAAACTTTTCGGTAGGTTTAGCAGCAAGATATGTGAATTCTAATTTAACTGGAGGAACTTCAGTTCAAGGAGCAAATACTAAGGCAGGACAATCGGTTGCAGCAGATGTTTCAGGATATTATCAATCCAATGAATTTGAAATTAAAGAACGTAAAGCTACTTTGGCTGCCGGATTAAACGTTTCGAATATTGGAGCTAAAATGGCATATACAGATGGTGCTGATAGAGATTTTATTCCTACTAACCTTAGGTTAGGAACTGCTTTAAATGTTGAAATAGATGATTTTAATAAGTTTACTGTAGCATTAGATGCGAATAAATTATTAGTGCCAACAGCACCTGTTTATAAAACAACTAATGGATTAGTAGATTATGATATCGAAGGAAATCCAATTGTGTTTTCTGGAAGAAGTAACGATGTTGGAGTAGCCTCTGGTATTTTTGGTTCTTTTTCTGATGCTCCAGGAATTGTAATTACAGATGATAATGGGACAACAGTAGAAGTTGAAAAGGGAAGTCGATTTAAAGAAGAATTATCTGAAATCAACATCTCTGCTGGTGGGGAGTATTTATACAATAACGTTTTTGCTGTTAGAGCAGGTTATTTTTATGAAGCACCAACAAAAGGAAACCGTCAGTTTGTATCAATGGGAGCTGGAGTTCGTTTTCAAGTTTTCCAATTGGATTTATCGTATTTAGTGGCTTTAACTCAACAAAGCCCAATTGCCAATACCATCCGTTTTTCATTATTGTTTAATTTTGGAGAAAAAGGAAAGGATGATGCATAA